Proteins co-encoded in one Mastacembelus armatus chromosome 24, fMasArm1.2, whole genome shotgun sequence genomic window:
- the LOC113137336 gene encoding uncharacterized protein LOC113137336, whose amino-acid sequence MAGTLHIVMWLLLLLISFIRPGVNGKNGLIAKRGYDIMFPCDEELVCFYIWKIRKHRTSEYIAIVSNGEIQTAKSGDKNCILQIKDVKQEDVGHHRCQQKSNVFSPHYTPAAAPELNFIPGKTASLQCVLLTYMEQGHCYTQLKQQVGLMWVDESGAEVEEDFQHQIKQHSSCDVTLTVTLPSPENKTFRCLATVNDQLHTSVEMRVRAQASIWKGRGFITETEHQGDQQYMIGASIGVGSCVVLTAVIAMFLWNRRKTNGQQLDEPSSPQSLTNDVMDTDVIYADIILPVGSDRVWVTECDSTEYACIQYV is encoded by the exons ATGGCTGGAACTCTCCATATAGTGATGtggctgctcctgctgctgatcTCTTTTATCAGACCAG gtgtaaatggaaaaaatggTCTGATTGCAAAAAGGGGTTATGATATTATGTTTCCATGTGATGAAGAGTTagtctgtttttatatatggAAGATCAGGAAACACAGAACAAGTGAATATATTGCCATAGTCAGTAATGGAGAGATCCAAACAGCTAAATCAGGAGACAAGAACTGCATTCTTCAAATCAAAGATGTCAAACAGGAGGATGTTGGACATCATCGCTGCCAACAAAAGTCAAATGTCTTCTCTCCTCACTATA cGCCCGCAGCTGCCCCAGAATTAAACTTCATACCTGGAAAAACAGCGTCACTGCAGTGTGTTCTCCTCACCTACATGGAGCAGGGACACTGCTACACACAGCTAAAACAACAGGTTGGCCTGATGTGGGTTGATGAATCAGGCGCTGAGGTAGAAGAGGACTTCcaacatcagataaaacagcaTTCTTCATGTGATGTAACTCTGACAGTCACCCTTCCAAGTCCCGAAAACAAGACATTTAGGTGCCTGGCGACTGTGAATGATCAACTCCACACTTCAGTCGAGATGAGGGTCAGAGCCCAAG CTTCCATATGGAAGGGAAGAGGATTCATCACTGAAACTGAACATCAAG GTGACCAGCAGTACATGATCGGGGCATCTATAGGGGTGGGTTCCTGTGTTGTTTTGACAGCGGTGATTGCAATGTTTCTTtggaacagaagaaaaacaa ACGGCCAGCAGCTTGATGAGCCTTCGTCTCCCCAGTCACTAACTAATGAT GTGATGGATACAGACGTCATTTACGCTGATATTATTCTCCCAGTTGGCTCTGACAGAGTGTGGGTCACTGAGTGTGACTCCACTGAATACGCCTGTATCCAATATGTTTAA
- the LOC113137554 gene encoding mitochondrial basic amino acids transporter-like — translation MDFVAGCIGGAAGVLVGHPFDTVKVRLQVQSIDKPLYRGTFHCFQSIIRQESAFGLYKGIGSPMMGLTFINAIVFGVQGNTMRLLGHDTPMNQFLAGAAAGAIQCVICCPMELAKTRMQMQGTGEKKSSKKMYKNSLDCLARIYKREGLWGINRGMVTTLIRETPGFGVYFLSYDVLTRSLGCEPDDRYMILKLLFAGGMAGIASWLSTYPVDVIKSRLQADGVGGVNQYSSIADCVRQSIRREGYMVFTRGLTSTLLRAFPVNAATFATVTLVLMYARGLEQGPQDCEPAQQTHHAQMQQQAQPTSL, via the exons ATGGACTTCGTTGCCGGATGCATCGGAG GTGCTGCTGGAGTCTTGGTTGGACACCCATTTGACACGGTTAAG GTGAGACTGCAGGTCCAGAGTATTGATAAGCCTCTGTACCGTGGGACCTTTCACTGTTTCCAGTCTATCATACGGCAAGAGTCG GCATTTGGTTTGTATAAGGGCATTGGATCCCCCATGATGGGCCTTACATTCATCAACGCCATAGTGTTTGGTGTCCAGGGTAACACCATGCGTCTGCTGGGTCATGATACCCCCATGAACCAGTTCCTTGCtggtgcagcagcaggtgcCATCCAGTGTGTCATCTGCTGCCCCATGGAGCTGGCTAAAACCCGCATGCAAATGCAGGGTACTGGAGAGAAGAAATCTTCTAAGAAGATGTACAAAAACTCCCTGGACTGCTTGGCACGTATTTACAAACGGGAGGGTCTGTGGGGCATCAACAGAGGCATGGTGACCACGCTTATTCGTGAGACTCCTGGCTTTGGAGTGTATTTCTTGTCCTATGATGTGCTGACACGCAGCCTCGGCTGTGAGCCTGATGACCGTTACATGATCCTCAAACTGTTGTTTGCCGGTGGCATGGCTGGTATCGCATCCTGGCTCTCCACATATCCCGTGGATGTTATCAAATCGCGCCTCCAGGCAGATGGGGTGGGTGGGGTCAACCAGTACAGCAGCATAGCTGACTGTGTGCGACAGAGCATAAGGAGGGAGGGATACATGGTATTTACACGCGGCCTCACCTCCACGCTGCTACGAGCCTTCCCTGTGAATGCTGCTACCTTTGCTACTGTCACCCTTGTTCTCATGTATGCTCGGGGGTTGGAGCAAGGACCACAAGACTGTGAGCCGGCTCAGCAAACCCACCATGCACAGATGCAGCAACAGGCCCAACCCACCAGCCTGTGA
- the vrtn gene encoding vertnin, with product MIPRNEVVLSVLKALQEATESSGLGDLIKVAREVYQVLAPFQLPRMPCQNFPEWAGVDTTAHSLYPADAPRDLLPLNCKGEGNLLFDAVSMLLVGNTGLSLELQVRTVVEMVLWKRYYLSGMIDSKMMLQAVRFSLCAEESEDMLNLPVAVLEAIFDADVKASCFPGSYANMWHVYALSSILQFNIYSIYPMFNLKIRPYFNRVIRPRTWPKDSEPRTLHIMWSGELQSESFRPNHFVALVQTTDLMFGSPDSEQKVSPVKSEELLNQDAQLSYPSLKDKYNITKRTFYRWKRQTQEHCKKSAARYEAKYFLQACYLEGKLIPLHQFKEFFPEISRSSYYNWKHELLKGGNLSTSSSTGEISPGESTEQEAWSSPEAKQDELDHHDSMANMFSLGKLDLERAQNVAHMQEAKRSLQNCIAMNTSFPFRIFKRNFPGISRSTYYNWRREAMLFNRGYKSSIGSSEDSSDADKCQSPSPVQPVMPRQRICRRQHRSFRLAYMSKKQLRDAAKLYVQKSKWSLTKFKLKFPSMSPCFYWLWRSRQNYKKKKMVTQENSLPQNLESTATEDNLLERGMESQHVLPFVESPKYLGNSTTPSFDVPHLKHNLHSRASIDEQMFAMDVVALANFKAKAKLFLQQRFEEKSFPTFKEFRSYFPFTPRSTYYMWKRALHHGVSLVHG from the exons ATGATTCCGCGAAACGAGGTCGTGTTGTCTGTTCTCAAGGCTCTTCAGGAGGCCACAGAGAGCTCTGGCCTGGGTGATTTGATCAAAGTGGCCAGGGAGGTGTACCAGGTCCTTGCTCCTTTCCAGCTCCCCAGGATGCCCTGTCAGAATTTCCCAGAGTGGGCAGGCGTCGACACCACAGCTCATAGCCTGTACCCGGCCGATGCGCCCAGAGACCTTCTGCCTCTGAACTGTAAGGGTGAAGGCAACTTGCTGTTTGACGCTGTTAGCATGCTGTTAGTGGGCAACACTGGACTTAGCTTGGAGCTACAG GTGCGGACTGTAGTTGAAATGGTGCTGTGGAAGAGGTACTACCTGTCTGGGATGATTGATTCAAAAATGATGCTCCAGGCTGTTCGCTTCAGTCTTTGTGCAGAAGAGTCTGAGGACATGCTCAACTTGCCAGTCGCAGTCTTGGAGGCCATCTTTGATGCAGACGTCAAAGCTTCTTGCTTCCCTGGGTCCTATGCTAACATGTGGCATGTGTACGCCCTCTCTTCTATCCTTCAGTTTAACATCTACTCCATCTATCCCATGTTCAACCTCAAGATCAGACCCTATTTCAACCGAGTCATACGTCCTAGGACCTGGCCTAAAGACTCTGAGCCACGAACCCTCCACATCATGTGGTCAGGCGAGCTGCAGTCTGAGTCTTTCAGGCCGAATCATTTTGTCGCACTAGTTCAGACCACTGACCTCATGTTTGGAAGTCCTGACAGTGAACAGAAGGTGTCACCTGTGAAGAGCGAGGAACTGCTGAACCAGGATGCACAGCTGTCTTACCCGAGCCTGAAGGACAAATACAACATCACAAAAAGAACCTTCTACCGTTGGAAGAGGCAGACGCAGGAGCACTGCAAAAAGTCCGCAGCCAGGTATGAAGCAAAGTATTTTCTGCAGGCCTGTTACTTGGAGGGCAAGCTCATCCCCCTGCACCAGTTCAAAGAATTCTTCCCTGAAATTTCAAGGTCATCTTACTACAATTGGAAGCATGAGCTCCTGAAGGGAGGGAACTTATCCACTTCATCTTCAACTGGAGAGATTAGCCCTGGGGAGAGCACAGAGCAAGAGGCCTGGTCTTCACCTGAAGCAAAGCAGGATGAGCTAGACCACCATGACAGCATGGCTAACATGTTCAGCCTCGGCAAACTGGATCTGGAGCGGGCCCAGAATGTGGCACACATGCAGGAAGCAAAGCGCTCTCTGCAGAATTGCATCGCCATGAATACCTCCTTTCCCTTCAGGATCTTCAAAAGAAACTTCCCAGGGATTTCCAGATCAACCTACTACAACTGGAGAAGGGAGGCCATGTTATTCAACAGAGGTTATAAAAGCAGTATTGGTAGCAGTGAGGACAGCTCGGATGCTGACAAGTGTCAGAGTCCGTCGCCAGTCCAGCCTGTGATGCCGAGACAGAGGATCTGTAGGCGGCAACACAGGAGTTTCAGGCTTGCATACATGAGTAAAAAGCAGCTCAGGGATGCTGCAAAGCTGTATGTCCAGAAATCAAAATGGTCCCTAACAAAGTTCAAGCTCAAGTTCCCATCCATGTCCCCTTGTTTCTATTGGCTGTGGCGTAGCAGGCAGAAttacaagaagaagaagatggtcACCCAGGAGAACAGCCTTCCTCAGAATCTGGAGAGTACCGCAACAGAAGACAACCTACTGGAGAGGGGAATGGAAAGTCAGCATGTGCTCCCATTTGTTGAGAGTCCTAAATATCTAGGAAATTCCACCACGCCCTCCTTTGATGTcccacatttaaaacacaaccTTCACAGCAGGGCGTCCATCGATGAGCAGATGTTTGCCATGGATGTTGTTGCTCTGGCCAACTTCAAGGCCAAGGCCAAGCTGTTCCTGCAGCAACGCTTTGAGGAGAAATCCTTCCCCACATTTAAAGAATTCAGGTCTTACTTCCCCTTCACTCCACGCTCCACATACTACATGTGGAAGCGAGCTTTGCATCATGGGGTGTCACTGGTTCATGGGTAA